In the genome of Aedes aegypti strain LVP_AGWG chromosome 2, AaegL5.0 Primary Assembly, whole genome shotgun sequence, the window tttatcaattcactctgccaaaaccttagcctccaacttttagtgggacccatgcttgaaaatccattaaaattataaaaatccgtagatttccgaaaaagttgagtaaatatcaacggattttcgatttcttagcctcaatcgcttcgtctggatcccagctaactttccgtgtgctgggtttatcaattcactctgccaaaaccttagcctccaacttttagtgggacccatgcttgaaaatccaataaaattataaaaatccgtagatttccgaaaaagttgagtaaatatcaacggattttcgatttcttagcctcaatcgcttcgtctggatcccagctaactttccgtgtgctgggtttatcaattcactctgccaaaaccttagcctccaacttttagtggaacccatgcttgaaaatccattaaaattataaaaatccgtagatttccgaaaaagttgagtaaatatcaacggaatttttgatttcttagcttcaatcgcttcgtctggatcccagctaactttccgtgtgctgggtttatcaattcactctgccaaaaccttagcctccagtTTTTTTATTGGACCTGTGGAGTTTTCATGTCTTTTTAGCTTGACAGTTTTGTGATAACTATCCTCCAGATTAGCATGGCCTACTCGACAGTATGCCAAATCACCACATCTCCTTTTCTCTTGAAGAACACGGGGCTACGTGACGATTCAGCTGATTCCGTGTCCGTCCATGTGTACCAATGCGTTGGGTATTCTGTCCAGCCTCAATTCGTATTTGTTCGACGCTTTGCCTTCGATGGCCGACTTTCCCACCATAACCGACATCCTGATCCAAGCCATTCCATTGCTGACGGCTTGTTCGGATGCCATCAACCGCTCGGTTGTCAGTGCCAACAAAGTCTAtgcggaattcttgaagatcgACGAAGGAATTGGCTTCAATAGACAAGTTGCGCTGGTCGGAGATTCCATGGGTTGCGTTCTAGCTCACGACTGAGTAGAGTTAATGTCCGACATGGAAGCGTAGCTTCCCGGCTAGATCACATCGTTGACTTCATGGAAGTTAATGACCTGAACGTGAACAAGTTATTGCAGCACCCCCGTGAAGAAGATTTTCCTCTACCAGCGGATCAAGACTTCCCAAATTCGACTTCGAAGTCGGATACTTCTTCATGTTAGGAAGCCCGTTGACTGTTATCTTGGCAGCTCGACGCCTGAACGAATCTCGTAGCGGAACCAACAAACCTTCCTGTACGCTAAGTGCCCGCTCGTTAACGGTCAACCCTACCATCTTTTGGAACTTATCCAGTGTAGTCCGTAAATTTTTAGTGATGGTCCACCACCGTGACGACTCTATGACACCTCGATATGCTCGATATACAGCACCAATCAACCaatattgtttcaaaaatactgAACTTCTTGTGTGGCGTTTTCTGCGGCATATGGTTACAATTTCGTTTGAATGTACTTCTTCGGCCAGATTCTATACCGATTGGGCCACAATGGTCATGGTCTGAATTCCATTGCATCGTGGACCTGTTTTTCTATTTCAATCTGAAAAAAATGGTTCAACACTCGTTATTGACGCGTTTTTATACTTTGCCAACAGTTATGGTTGAGTCCATCTATAGGTCACCTAGCTCCTATAACGAGCATCATCTTTATCCGCCGGACCCAACGGATAGAATCCGTTGCTACGGCAGCCCCTTCATAAGGCGAGCTTGGTTTTTCCGCCGTATCCAACAGGTCTAAATCTGTTGCTACGGCAGCTCCCTATTACGGCGAGctttttcgtttttatttcGCCGGACCCAACGGATAGAATCCGTCGCTGCGGCAGCCCCCTTCTAAGGCGAGCTTGGTTCTTTTTATCGCCGGACCCAACAGACCAAATCTGTCGCTTCGGCAGCTCCGTTGTATGGtgagcttgattttttttccgccGGACCCAACAGATCAAATCTGTTGCTACGGCAGCCCCCTTCTAAGGCGAGCTTTTGTTTCCGCCGGACCCGACGGATAGAATCCGTCGCTACGGCAGCCCACCTCTGGGGTGAGCTTGACATTTCCGCCGTCGTTACGGCAACCCGTTATTCAACGAGTTTTCATTTTAGTTTTAACTTACACTATTTTCGATTGTTTATTTTGGCTGCTTCTTTCTGTTCTTCAACAATATGCTTGCAATCCAAGTATTTCCATCTTAATTTTCCATTTACTACTGCAACACGCAGGAACGCTCGTCGCCAATGTGGAGTTTTCATGTCTTTTTAGCTTGACAGTTTTGTGATAACTATCCTCCAGATTAGCATGGCCTACTCGACAGTATGCCAAATCACCAcaggacccatgcttgaaaatccattaaaattataaaaatccgtagatttccgaaaaagttgagtaaatatcaacggattttcgatttcttagcctcaatcgcttcgtctggatcccagctaactttccgtgtgctgggtttatcaattcactctgccaaaaccttagcctccaacttttagtgggacccatgcttgaaaatccattaaaattataaaaatccgtagatttccgaaaaagttgagtaaatatcaacggattttcgatttcttagcctcaatcgcttcgtctggatcccagctaactttccgtgtgctgggtttatcaattcactctgccaaaaccttagcctccaacttttagtgggacccatgcttgaaaatccaattaaaattataaaaatccgtagatttccgaaaaagttgagtaaatatcaacggattttcgatttcttagcctcaatcgcttcgtctggatcccagctaactttccgtgtgctgggtttatcaattcactctgccaaaaccttagcctccaacttttagtgggacccatgcttgaaaatccaattaaaattataaaaatccgtagatttccgaaaaagttgagtaaatatcaacggattttcgatttcttagcctcaatcgcttcgtctggatcccagctaactttccgtgtgctgggtttatcaattcactctgccaaaaccttagcctccaacttttagtgggacccatgcttgaaaatccattaaaattataaaaatccgtagatttccgaaaaagttgagtaaatatcaacggattttcgatttcttagcctcaatcgcttcgtctggatcccagctaactttccgtgtgctgggtttatcaattcactctgccaaaaccttagcctccaacttttagtgggacccatgcttgaaaatccaatgaaattataaaaatccgtagatttccgaaaaagttgagtaaatatcaacggattttcgatttcttagcctcaatcgcttcgtctggatcccagctaactttccgtgtgctgggtttatcaattcactctgccaaaaccttagcctccaacttttagtgggacccatgcttgaaaatccattaaaattataaaaatccgtagatttccgaaaaagttgagtaaatatcaacggattttcgatttcttagcctcaatcgcttcgtctggatcccagctaactttccgtgtgctgggtttatcaattcactctgccaaaaccttagcctccaacttttagtgggacccatgcttgaaaatccattaaaattataaaaatccgtagatttccgaaaaagttgagtaaatatcaacggattttcgatttcttagcctcaatcgcttcgtctggatcccagctaactttccgtgtgctgggtttatcaattcactctgccaaaaccttagcctccaacttttagtgggacccatgcttgaaaatccattaaaattataaaaatccgtagatttccgaaaaagttgagtaaatatcaacggattttcgatttcttagcctcaatcgcttcgtctggatcccagctaactttccgtgtgctgggtttatcaattcactctgccaaaaccttagcctccaacttttagtgggacccatgcttgaaaatccattaaaattataaaaatccgtagatttccgaaaaagttgagtaaatatcaacggattttcgatttcttagcctcaatcgcttcgtctggatcccagctaactttccgtgtgctgggtttatcaattcactctgccaaaaccttagcctccaacttttagtgggacccatgcttgaaaatccattaaaattataaaaatccgtagatttccgaaaaagttgagtaaatatcaacggattttcgatttcttagcctcaatcgcttcgtctggatcccagctaactttccgtgtgctgggtttatcaattcactctgccaaaaccttagcctccaacttttagtgggac includes:
- the LOC110675165 gene encoding protein retinal degeneration B-like, which gives rise to MHQIGQSTQWAIPSRQLRRTRGYVTIQLIPCPSMCTNALGILSSLNSYLFDALPSMADFPTITDILIQAIPLLTACSDAINRSVVSANKVYAEFLKIDEGIGFNRQVALVGDSMGCVLAHD